A region from the Neurospora crassa OR74A linkage group V, whole genome shotgun sequence genome encodes:
- a CDS encoding mitochondrial metalloendopeptidase OMA1: MLPNLRPSLGVASTVIGQRTGLAAVVGIQAVAATSRAFRTCACLSAALSPTAVTSQASRSIIHDNPTFQQPRAYRRCVASPTFTPTPTPWRPTTTRLPPITGPPPWAQQRRSASDWWNRSFNERADPYGVHRRYADPLFTNQDLKRAARHQNTKYLLVFCVAGTVIFYFINLETVPVSGRTRFNIYSRKLVLEAGELSFRRLLYDLQKQGVAILPDWDWRTQRVKRVMAKLIPFSGMKDEKWEIFVIDDPHKANAFVLPGGKVFVFSGILNLARTDSQLATVLGHEIAHNVADHVGERMSQTLGLNILLYSLVVLCGALGLGAIIAQFAGAWALDTAISNPMSRKQESEADYIGLMMMAEACYDPREAVTFWEKMDRMSKGEVPEWMSTHPSHSNRIEKILEWLPEALEKRERSDCRTTSSFADLFRQALLNGAIEIRQY; the protein is encoded by the exons ATGCTTCCTAATCTCCGACCATCGCTTGGTGTAGCTTCCACAGTGATCGGGCAACGGACCGGTCTCGCAGCTGTTGTAGGCATCCAGGCAGTCGCTGCTACGTCTAGAGCTTTTCGAACATGCGCATGCCTCAGCGCAGCATTATCTCCGACAGCGGTCACCTCACAAGCCAGCCGAAGCATCATACACGACAACCCAACCTTCCAACAGCCCCGAGCCTACCGGCGATGTGTAGCGAGCCCTACCTTTACACCGACGCCAACACCATGGCGACCGACGACAACCCGCCTACCCCCAATCACCGGCCCTCCTCCATGGGCACAACAACGCCGTTCCGCCTCAGACTGGTGGAACCGCTCCTTTAACGAGCGTGCCGACCCCTACGGTGTCCACCGCCGCTACGCCGACCCGCTCTTCACGAACCAAGACCTCAAGAGGGCCGCACGgcaccaaaacaccaaataTCTTCTGGTCTTCTGCGTCGCGGGAACCGTCATTTTCTACTTCATCAACCTCGAGACGGTGCCCGTTTCGGGCCGTACGCGCTTCAACATCTACTCGCGCAAGCTGGTACTCGAGGCCGGCGAACTTTCCTTCCGCCGCTTACTGTACGATTTGCAAAAGCAAGGCGTCGCCATCCTGCCTGACTGGGACTGGCGCACGCAGCGCGTGAAGCGGGTGATGGCGAAGCTGATTCCCTTTAGCGGCATGAAAGACGAAAAATGGGAGATTTTCGTGATTGATGATCCGCACAAGGCCAACGCGTTCGTTTTGCCCGGGGGGAAGGTGTTTGTTTTCAGCGGGATATTGAACCTAGCTAGGACAGACTCGCAGTTGGCGACGGTGCTCGGTCACGAGATTGCGCATAACGTCGCCGACCATGTTGGCGAGCGCATGTCGCAAACCCTGGGCCTGAATATCTTGCTTTATAGTTTGGTGGTGCTCTGCGGCGCTTTGGGACTTGGGGCCATCATCGCCCAGTTTGCGGGCGCGTGGGCGCTCGACACTGCGATCTCGAACCCGATGAGCCGCAAGCAGGAGAGCGAGGCGGATTATATCggcttgatgatgatggcggagGCATGCTATGATCCGCGGGAGGCGGTAACGTTTTGGGAGAAGATGGATAGGATGTCAAAAGGAGAAGTGCCCGAGTGGATGAGCACGCATCCTTCG CACTCGAACAGAATCGAAAAGATTCTAGAGTGGTTGCCAGAAGCCctggaaaagagagagaggagtgATTGCCGTACTACTTCCTCGTTTGCGGACCTCTTCAGGCAGGCGTTGTTGAATGGTGCCATAGAAATTCGCCAATATTAG
- the sp gene encoding spray: protein MDYLYAPHPLARPPLHSAPSTGSFSRISTVSDLTEFDNVQPRPSLVSLQSDYDNGGSNHQGYDAKRESGHVYTGAQTGWSALVNLPSLGGGGARNSSYEPVQGQFSEHSSLTQHQTPPFERTRHSQGRSFAVRAAHLNRRHDAIPEEDGIDLGLIQSAAPLGGSPAPAPVPYLRVEPVFDVSAALGPSTDADDKFIRSLQEQEARGKLTGGLGAGIRTDAVVTESALLATSPISDRGSSMRRSFTRAAARLSRHDTVKQLAQQEANKRGKVIEVVMDDDVVSNLGKYDLSVVAGPNGGSKSPYGQMRQTTFPTMKRTEKHVFYPTPDWKPFSMRWPYLVSLIIVSIVAAGGVEVLYQRSAKQPLVVFKSPTDITPTAYFCVKFLPTLIAVTYGVLWQITNFQVMRLEAFYQLSKEDGSLAAESINVDYFSFFNLFRPIRALHYKHYAVAVSTIASLLANALVPTLCSACIVLSPDRDTRLRNPNDEKRISIHAVWPRILTLTLVTIAVFGCVLFYQLQSRRSGLLADIKGIAGLASMATVSHILMDFKDMDVATHKDIHNKLKNHRYVLRNSALAPADEVYNKPLSKKEQDRERYTGSHLDENPHPLSLRAAGAIPFITFITLFSVLIPCVLFTPANVLADRAPWVITALAVCLKLSWGAMENDVRMMEPYYILSTKRHAPPKTLTLDYRSMPFGGWVALNGAMNGHWLVSFVGFGSVMAEFLTVLATSLASVEGRVFVKATKEALLAEFIEAGDDENGTNSINAWQETPLSFWISLCLADFVLLYMGVMATIVFVRRRRVFLPRQPNTIASVLAYIHQSKMLYDFVGTNKLSNAEMVRKLEDHVGKTYGLGWFQGRDGQIHCGVDEEELLTGYRRGMDYSKATKPWAEGVEWL from the coding sequence ATGGATTACCTATACGCGCCGCATCCACTGGCGCGGCCGCCGCTGCACTCTGCGCCTTCGACAGGCTCCTTCAGCCGAATATCGACTGTCTCGGACCTCACAGAGTTCGACAACGTTCAACCACGCCCGTCGCTGGTCTCTCTTCAGTCAGATTACGACAATGGTGGATCGAATCATCAAGGTTATGACGCCAAAAGAGAAAGCGGACATGTCTACACGGGAGCCCAGACCGGCTGGTCTGCGCTAGTAAACTTGCCAAGTTTAGGAGGGGGAGGCGCCAGAAATAGCAGCTACGAGCCAGTGCAGGGGCAGTTCTCGGAACACTCATCACTAACCCAACATCAAACTCCACCATTCGAGCGCACCAGACATAGCCAAGGCCGCTCTTTTGCCGTCCGCGCTGCTCATCTGAACCGACGGCATGATGCGATTCCGGAAGAGGATGGCATCGATCTCGGCCTCATCCAGTCCGCCGCGCCCCTAGGCGGCAGCCCGGCTCCAGCTCCAGTCCCCTACCTACGCGTGGAGCCTGTCTTCGATGTCAGTGCAGCCTTGGGTCCGTCGACTGACGCGGACGACAAGTTCATCAGGTCTCTACAAGAACAGGAAGCCCGGGGCAAACTCACTGGTGGCTTGGGTGCTGGAATTCGCACAGATGCCGTCGTGACCGAATCGGCTCTGCTGGCTACAAGTCCCATCTCTGACCGAGGCTCCTCTATGCGACGCTCGTTCACGCGAGCTGCTGCACGTCTAAGCCGGCATGACACCGTCAAGCAGTTGGCGCAGCAGGAGGCAAACAAAAGAGGGAAAGTGAtcgaggtggtgatggacgACGATGTTGTTAGCAATTTGGGAAAGTATGACTTGAGCGTCGTGGCTGGACCAAACGGGGGATCAAAGAGTCCGTATGGGCAAATGCGGCAGACGACGTTTCCTacgatgaagaggacggaAAAGCATGTGTTCTACCCCACGCCTGACTGGAAGCCCTTCTCCATGAGATGGCCATATCTGGTGTCCCTCATTATTGTTTCCATCGTGGCGGCCGGCGGCGTGGAAGTCCTTTACCAAAGATCAGCCAAGCAGCCATTGGTGGTCTTCAAGTCACCCACCGATATTACACCCACGGCGTATTTCTGCGTAAAATTCCTGCCGACGCTCATTGCCGTCACGTATGGTGTGCTTTGGCAGATCACCAACTTCCAAGTGATGCGCCTAGAGGCTTTCTATCAGCTCTCAAAGGAGGACGGTTCCCTCGCAGCAGAGTCCATCAACGTGGACTACTTCAGCTTCTTCAACCTCTTCCGACCTATTCGTGCCCTTCATTACAAACACTATGCGGTAGCGGTTTCTACCATAGCGAGTCTTCTCGCCAATGCGCTGGTTCCGACCCTCTGCTCCGCCTGCATCGTCCTCTCACCCGACCGCGACACTCGCCTCCGGAACCCAAACGACGAGAAGCGCATTTCCATCCACGCCGTCTGGCCACGCATCCTCACCCTCACACTCGTCACAATTGCCGTATTTGGCTGCGTTCTCTTCTACCAACTCCAAAGCCGTCGTTCCGGCCTCCTCGCCGACATCAAGGGCATCGCCGGTCTCGCTTCCATGGCCACCGTCAGTCATATCCTCATGGACTTCAAAGACATGGACGTGGCCACGCACAAGGACATCCACAACAAGCTTAAGAACCACCGCTACGTTCTGCGCAACTCAGCCCTTGCGCCCGCCGACGAAGTCTACAATAAACCGCTGTCGAAAAAGGAACAAGACCGCGAGCGCTACACAGGCAGCCACCTCGACGAGAACCCGCACCCGCTCTCCCTGCGTGCTGCGGGCGCCATCCCTTTTATCACCTTCATCACCCTCTTCTCCGTCCTGATCCCCTGCGTTCTCTTCACTCCCGCCAATGTCCTGGCCGACCGCGCGCCCTGGGTGATCACTGCCCTAGCCGTCTGCCTCAAGCTCAGCTGGGGCGCCATGGAAAATGACGTGCGCATGATGGAGCCGTACTACATCCTCTCTACAAAGCGGCACGCGCCTCCTAAGACACTGACGCTCGACTACAGGTCCATGCCCTTCGGCGGGTGGGTCGCGCTTAATGGGGCCATGAACGGACACTGGCTAGTGAGCTTCGTCGGGTTTGGTAGCGTTATGGCGGAGTTTTTGACGGTGTTGGCTACGAGCTTGGCAAGCGTCGAGGGGAGGGTGTTTGTAAAGGCCACGAAGGAAGCGTTGTTGGCTGAGTTCATCGAGGCTGGGGACGACGAGAATGGTACAAACTCAATCAACGCGTGGCAGGAAACGCCGCTTTCCTTTTGGATCTCACTGTGTTTGGCGGACTTTGTTCTGCTTTACATGGGAGTGATGGCAACTATTGTGTTCGTCCGGCGGCGCCGTGTGTTCTTGCCGCGGCAGCCGAACACCATTGCGAGTGTGTTGGCATATATCCACCAAAGCAAAATGTTGTACGATTTTGTGGGGACAAATAAGCTGAGTAATGCCGAAATGGTGAGGAAGCTGGAGGACCATGTGGGCAAGACTTATGGGCTGGGATGGTTCCAGGGACGAGATGGGCAAATTCATTGTGGtgtggatgaagaggagTTGTTGACGGGGTATAGGAGGGGGATGGATTATTCGAAGGCCACAAAGCCGTGGGCGGAGGGAGTGGAGTGGTTGTAA
- a CDS encoding ribonuclease T1, variant: MVQLLSAFVSLLSVVAVSGAAIPAPAPEAVVDVAPETATIEPTGNFTAQACMYICGSVCYSSSAISAALNKGYSYYEDGATAGSSSYPHRYNNYEGFDFPTAKPWYEFPILSSGRVYTGGSPGADRVIFDSHGNLDMLITHNGASGNNFVACN; this comes from the exons ATGGTCCAGCTCCTCTCCGCCTtcgtctccctcctctccgtcgtcgccgtctcTGGCGCCGCCATCCCGGCTCCTGCCCCCGAGGCTGTCGTTGATGTTGCCCCTGAAACTGCTACTATCGAGCCTACCGGCAACTTCACTGCCCAGGCCTGCATGTATATCTGCGGCTCAGTCTGCTACAGCTCTTCTGCCATCTCTGCTGCTCTAAACAAGGGCTACTCTTATTACGAGGACGGAGCCACCGCCGGAAGCA GCAGCTACCCCCACCGATACAACAACTACGAGGGCTTCGACTTCCCCACCGCCAAGCCCTGGTACGAGTTCCCGATCCTGTCGTCCGGCCGCGTCTACACTGGCGGCTCTCCCGGTGCTGATCGCGTCATCTTTGACTCCCACGGCAACCTGGACATGCTCATCACCCACAATGGTGCTAGCGGTAACAACTTTGTTGCTTGCAACTAA
- a CDS encoding ribonuclease T1 produces MVQLLSAFVSLLSVVAVSGAAIPAPAPEAVVDVAPETATIEPTGNFTAQACMYICGSVCYSSSAISAALNKGYSYYEDGATAGSTTPTDTTTTRASTSPPPSPGTSSRSCRPAASTLAALPVLIASSLTPTATWTCSSPTMVLAVTTLLLATKRLPLGIVIGNGRGRQ; encoded by the exons ATGGTCCAGCTCCTCTCCGCCTtcgtctccctcctctccgtcgtcgccgtctcTGGCGCCGCCATCCCGGCTCCTGCCCCCGAGGCTGTCGTTGATGTTGCCCCTGAAACTGCTACTATCGAGCCTACCGGCAACTTCACTGCCCAGGCCTGCATGTATATCTGCGGCTCAGTCTGCTACAGCTCTTCTGCCATCTCTGCTGCTCTAAACAAGGGCTACTCTTATTACGAGGACGGAGCCACCGCCGGAAGCA CTACCCCCACCGATACAACAACTACGAGGGCTTCGACTTCCCCACCGCCAAGCCCTGGTACGAGTTCCCGATCCTGTCGTCCGGCCGCGTCTACACTGGCGGCTCTCCCGGTGCTGATCGCGTCATCTTTGACTCCCACGGCAACCTGGACATGCTCATCACCCACAATGGTGCTAGCGGTAACAACTTTGTTGCTTGCAACTAAGCGATTGCCCTTGGGAATTGTGATCGGAAATGGGAGGGGGAGACAATAA
- the gh61-4 gene encoding endoglucanase II, with protein sequence MKVLAPLVLASAASAHTIFSSLEVNGVNQGLGEGVRVPTYNGPIEDVTSASIACNGSPNTVASTSKVITVQAGTNVTAIWRYMLSTTGDSPADVMDSSHKGPTIAYLKKVDNAATASGVGNGWFKIQQDGMDSSGVWGTERVINGKGRHSIKIPECIAPGQYLLRAEMIALHAASNYPGAQFYMECAQLNVVGGTGAKTPSTVSFPGAYSGSDPGVKISIYWPPVTSYTVPGPSVFTC encoded by the exons ATGAAGGTCCTCGCCCCTCTCGTACTCGCAAGCGCAGCCAGCGCTCACACcattttctcctccctcgagGTCAACGGCGTCAACCAAGGCTTGGGAGAGGGCGTCCGCGTGCCCACCTACAACGGTCCCATTGAGGACGTCACCTCGGCCTCCATCGCCTGCAACGGCTCGCCCAACACCGtcgcctccacctccaagGTGATCACCGTGCAGGCGGGCACCAACGTGACGGCCATCTGGCGCTACATGCTCAGCACCACGGGCGACTCGCCGGCGGACGTCATGGACAGCTCGCACAAGGGTCCCACCATCGCCTACCTCAAAAAGGTTGACaacgccgccaccgccagcGGTGTGGGGAATGGCTGGTTCAAGATCCAGCAGGACGGCATGGACAGCAGCGGCGTCTGGGGCACCGAGCGCGTTATCAACGGCAAGGGCCGCCACAGCATCAAGATCCCCGAGTGCATCGCTCCAGGACAGTACTTACTCAGGGCTGAGATGATTGCGCTGCACGCGGCGAGCAACTATCCTGGTGCGCAATTCTACATGGAGTGTGCGCAGCTTAATGTCGTTGGTGGTACGGGTGCTAAGACCCCTTCGACTGTCAGCTTTCCTGGGGCTTACTCG GGCTCTGACCCCGGAGTCAAGATTAGCATCTACTGGCCTCCGGTTACGTCTTATACCGTCCCTGGTCCCAGTGTGTTTACTTGCTAA